The sequence below is a genomic window from Blastocatellia bacterium.
ACCCATGATGACGAGGGAGGGCAGCGATGCATGAGCGATCAGACGAACGAGATGTTCCGTTGAGCTTTGAATAATGACTGTCATCTTTGGTCTCCGCTGCGACCGCTCAACTTCTTGACTCAGAGGGTCATTTTAGCGGTGCCACTGGGGTGTGTCAATCATCTCCGTCCGCCTGGGGTAGACGTTCACCTCACAATGTTCGTAAGGATCGGTGATTGGCGGAAGTGAAAAAGACGGATGACAGGCTCAGGGGTTTGTGATACACTTGGGGGCGATGCTGAAGTTCCTGAAGATCTCGAACCTGGCGGTGATCCGAAACCTCGACCTGGAGTTCGAGGGGGGACTAAACCTCCTGACCGGAGAAACGGGTTCGGGCAAGTCAATCATCGTTGATGCCGTTTCTCTCCTATTTGGTGATCGCTCAAGTTCCGACCTAGTGCGCAGTGGAGAGGAACGAGCGACTATCGAGGGGCTATTTATCATTGAAGCGAGCGGGGTGGAGGAAATCTGCCGCGCCGCCGGTTTGGAGCTCCCGGGAGGAGAGATCATCATTCGGCGAGAGATTTATGCGTCGGGCAGGAGTCGGGCTTTTGTGAACGAGCGACTCGTTTCGCTCGCGTTCTTGAAGGAGATTCGGCCCCGACTGGTTGACATTCACGGGCAGGGGGAGTCGCAGACGTTACTCGTTCCCCGCACACAGGCTGCTCTTCTGGATGCCTATGCTGGGGTGGAAGCCTTGAGCGAGCACGTGCGCGATCTGGCCGAGCGGTACTGGCAGCTGCGCTCGGAGCTGGATCGGTTGCGCACCAGCGAGGCCGAAAGGCTGCGGATGCTGGATGTTTATGACTTTCAGATTGCGGAGATCGAGAAGGCGAAACCTCGGGCTGGTGAGGATGAAGAGTTACAGAAGGAGCGACGACTGCTCGTGAATGCGGAAAGGGTCTATCAGCTCACCTCGGATTCTTATGCCGCTCTGTATGAGAGCGATGAGTCGGTTCTCCGGCGGCTCGGGCGCGTGAAGAAATGGCTCCAGCAGGTAGCCGAGGTAGATGCTCAATTCCGTCAGGTGGAACAGGAATTGGAACGAGTTCAGGCTGTTGTTGAGGACGTCGCCTACTTCATCCGGGAGTATATTGGGTCGCTTGACTTTGCTGCGGGCCGGCTGGATGAAGTGGAGGCTCGACTGGCGGAACTCGAACGACTGAAGAGGAAGTATGGTCCTACGCTGGAGGATGTTCTGTCATCCCTGGAAGCGATGAAGCGCGAGCGTGAACGACTCCTGTTGAGCGACGTACAGAAGGAGGAGCTGGAGAGGGAAGTCGAGAAGATTGAGCGCGACTATTTGAGGGCGGCTGAGCAACTGCGTGAGGCGCGCCATCGCGCCGCCCGC
It includes:
- the recN gene encoding DNA repair protein RecN — protein: MLKFLKISNLAVIRNLDLEFEGGLNLLTGETGSGKSIIVDAVSLLFGDRSSSDLVRSGEERATIEGLFIIEASGVEEICRAAGLELPGGEIIIRREIYASGRSRAFVNERLVSLAFLKEIRPRLVDIHGQGESQTLLVPRTQAALLDAYAGVEALSEHVRDLAERYWQLRSELDRLRTSEAERLRMLDVYDFQIAEIEKAKPRAGEDEELQKERRLLVNAERVYQLTSDSYAALYESDESVLRRLGRVKKWLQQVAEVDAQFRQVEQELERVQAVVEDVAYFIREYIGSLDFAAGRLDEVEARLAELERLKRKYGPTLEDVLSSLEAMKRERERLLLSDVQKEELEREVEKIERDYLRAAEQLREARHRAARQLERAIRSEVRQLAMEQIRFDVAFHPVEVIPSVEGLERVEFLVATNVGESLKPLGRVVSGGELSRLMLALKVIGGRMVGPRTLIFDEIDAGIGGRVAELVGQRLKQLAATHQVFCVTHLPQIAKFADVHYRVRKEVDPKRGTEVQVDRLSQEERVTELARMLAGERVTEITRRHARELLRTV